One genomic window of Vicugna pacos chromosome 18, VicPac4, whole genome shotgun sequence includes the following:
- the LOC102527320 gene encoding kinesin-like protein KIF19: MPSRPAAGSSPARGSPAVGEVEPKDQQVMVALRIRPLNDLELEDGATVIAHKVGDQVVVLMDPGEDPEDPLRTHQSREKTFIFDTVFDQQASQEEVYRATTQHLVEGVISGYNATVFAYGPSGAGKTHTMLGTDAEPGIYLQTLTHLFRAIEETRDSADCSVSMSYLEIYNEAIRDLLNPSSGFLDLREDARGSIQIAGITEVSTSNAQEIMQLLTKGNRQRTQEPTAANQTSSRSHAVLQVTVRQRSRATDLAGAVRLGRLFMVDLAGSERASQTQNRGVRMKEGAHINRSLLALGNCINALSEKGGSRAQYVNFRDSKLTRLLKDALGGNSRTVMIAHVSPASTHFEESRSTLLYAYRAKNIKTRVKRNLLKVSYHIAQYTDVISDLRREIERLQCKVEKQEEQEQSEPGVQDAPEKLQMV, from the exons ATGCCCTCCCGCCCTGCTGCCGGCTCCTCGCCGGCCCGGGGCAGCCCCGCCGTGGGGGAGGTGGAGCCCAAGGACCAGCAGGTCATG GTGGCGCTCCGGATCCGCCCTCTCAATGACTTGGAACTGGAGGATGGGGCCACCGTCATCGCCCACAAGGTGGGTGACCAG GTGGTGGTGCTGATGGACCCCGGGGAGGACCCCGAGGACCCGCTGCGCACACACCAGTCCCGGGAGAAGACCTTCATCTTTGACACTGTTTTCGACCAGCAGGCATCCCAG GAGGAAGTGTACCGTGCCACCACCCAGCACTTAGTGGAAGGCGTGATTTCTGGATACAACGCGACGGTGTTTGCCTACGGCCCCTCAG GTGCCGGTAAGACCCACACCATGCTGGGCACGGACGCGGAGCCTGGCATCTACCTGCAGACCCTCACCCACCTCTTCCGGGCCATCGAGGAGACCCGAGACAGCGCGGACTGCAGCGTGTCCATGTCTTACCTCGAG ATTTATAACGAAGCCATCCGGGATCTCCTAAACCCGTCCTCGGGGTTTCTGGACCTGAGGGAAGATGCTAGGGGCAGCATCCAGATTGCAGGCATCACGGAGGTCTCCACCTCCAACGCCCAGGAG ATCATGCAGCTTCTCACCAAAGGCAACCGGCAGCGCACGCAGGAGCCCACGGCCGCCAACCAGACGTCGTCCCGCTCCCACGCCGTGCTGCAGGTCACCGTGCGCCAGCGCAGCCGCGCCACTGACTTGGCGGGGGCAGTGCGCCTGGGGCGGCTCTTCATGGTGGACCTGGCGGGCTCGGAGCGGGCATCCCAG ACCCAGAACCGAGGCGTGAGGATGAAGGAGGGCGCCCACATCAACCGCTCCCTGCTGGCACTGGGCAACTGCATCAACGCTCTCAGCGAGAAGGGTGGCAGCCGGGCGCAGTACGTGAACTTCCGGGACAGCAAACTCACACGCCTGCTAAAG GACGCCCTGGGCGGGAACAGCCGGACGGTGATGATCGCCCACGTCAGCCCGGCCAGCACGCACTTCGAGGAGTCGCGGTCCACCCTGCTGTACGCCTACCGCGCAAAGAACATCAAGACGAGG GTCAAGCGCAACCTGCTGAAGGTGTCCTACCACATCGCGCAGTACACGGACGTCATCTCCGACCTGCGAAGGGAGATCGAGCGCCTCCAGTGTAAGGTCGAGAAGCAGGAGGAGCAGGAGCAAAGTGAGCCTGGTGTCCAGGACGCTCCAG AAAAGCTGCAGATGGTCTAG